The genome window TATTTTTTTTATTACTTCAATTCTTATAACAATTTTTCTTCTCTAAAATTTTTCATATTTTTGATAATTTATTCCAAAAATTCCCAATTAAATAAGATATAAAATTTACTGAAAAGAAGAAATAATTTTTTTTATTACTACAAATTAAGATAATGAAATTTAAAAAAATGAATTGATGAATAGTTAAAAATGAGTAATCTATTTTTTTTGGGTACGGTTTAGATGGATATTACAAACTGAGGCAAAATAATGGATGATAGAATTTTAGAAACTTTTGGAGGTCGCTTATTTGCTTGCAGAACACAAACGGGAAGATCAAAATTGTATTTCCAAAAAAAATATGAAATTGATCGCCAAATTTTCTCTCGTTATGAACAAGCAAATTCAAAGCCAAGTCGTAAAGATAAAATCCAAATTATATTTAATGCACTAGTTTCTGAAGGCGTTAGGAATTTAAACCTAGATTGGCTCCTTACCGGTAGCGGAGAAAGGCCATTACTAGAAGATATTCTTAAAGTAGAAGAAAATACAAAAGAAAAAGATCCTATTAATGCCATCAAAGATATTAATTTTTTTGAAAAACGTTACAACAATGCGATAAAACATTTAGTAAGTGATAATTCTTTATCACCATTTTTAAACTTAGGAGATTGGGTTTGTGGTGTGGCACATTCAGCCGAATCTATTTCATTTATGAAAAATCAACTAGCAATAATTGTTGAGAAAAGTATTCCCGTTAAAAAAATTGGAATTGTAGATTTACTTTACGATGGTAATTTTAAAGTAAATAAATCTAATAATAAAAGACATGAAAAAATACTTAAAACAGATGTTCTTTATATTGCACCAATTTTAGTGATTAGAAAAAGCAAAGAATATAGAAATATTAATAATTTAGAATACAAATTAAGATATTAATTTTTCAAAAATTCTTTACTCAATTTTTGAAACTCTTTTGATTCTCTTACATCTTGTATATTATCCCAAATTTTGTTTGATAATATTGGTTCTTCTTCTTTAAATTTTTTTGAAATAATTAAAAAATAAGATTTTTTTTCAAGTGGAGGTGTTAATTTTATAATACTGTTTTTAAATTTAGGATTAGAATTTATTATGTAGTCAGCTCTATTATCTTGCAAAGCTATAGCATTAAATCTTTTATTTAGTAATTTTTCCAAAATGCTTATTGGCAGTCTTGTTCCATCATCAACACGAATATTTTTTTTTATAAAAAATTCATTTATTGAATAACCTGTTAATGACCCTACAGTACTTAACCCTAAAATATTTTTTCCATCCCACTTAACTATATTTTCTCCCTTTAATACATATAAAGAATATTGATTTGTATGTAATCTTTTGGACTCATCAACTTTACCGTCAAGTTTACCATTTAAAGTAGGATAATATCCAAACTCAATTCTCTCTGCTTTATAACTTCCTGCAAAAGCAGCATCAACATCCCCCTTTCTTAATTCTTCAAGACATCTATTCCAAGGCATAGGCATAAAATGTATATTAATTTGTAATTTCTTTCCAACAAGTTTTAAATGCTCTATATTAAGTCCAGTTCCATTTTTTAATACCCAAGGATAAGAGTCTTGATCTTCATAGCAAAAACTTATGTTTGATTTGGGTAGTGCTGATAAGTTATATATACTCAATGATAAAGTAAGAAATTTAAAAAGCATAAATATCTTTTTCCTTTTACAAACTCAGAACTAGTTTTGATAATAAACTAATTTCTGTGAAGAAGAAAAAGGCATATTATTGACTATTTATGAATTCATAAATTGTAGAAAACTCTTTTAATGAATATTTATTTGAACCAACATCATACGTTTTCTTTTTTAAATTTAGATAGTTTGTTGTATTTAAAAATATACTAGCTGATTTTTCTAGTAATTTAGTCAATTCAACTTCATTTCCTGCTTTAAAATTAAACTCAGGAAAATCTCTAAAGACTTCACCTAAGGCTCCTGCGCTTGAATAAATCGTTGGCACAGAGCTTTGTAAAAACTCAACACCAACTCGACAAATTACTTCACTTTCTAAACTAGGGATAACACCAAAACTTGTTACAGCTAGTAAGTGACTTAAATCATTTATTTTATTTTCAACAATAAAAACTTGTTTATTGCATTCTCTGTTCTCTAAGAAATATAAATTTTCTATAAATTTCCCTTGACCGAATTTTTCTAAGTAATGACTGTATATTTTATTTATGTTTAAATTCGCTTTGTATCCAAGTAATATTAATTGTGAGTCAATTTTTAAGTCTGCATTTAAAAATGAATTTAAAATATTTTTATGGCCTTTTACTTCATCAAATCTTCCTATTAATAAAAAAACTAATTTATTTTTTGAAATAACTGGAAAATTTTCATTGAAGGAATATTTTTTAATTTCATCATTTGAAAATAAAGTATCTTTACAGTAATGCTGTATTATAGTTTTTTTGTTATTAAGCTCAAAACCAAATCTATTTTTAACACATTTTGCAGCTAATATAATTTTATCTGTTAATTTATTATAAACAAATTTAGAAAAAATGTTATTACTTACACGTTGAGCTTGTCCTCTGACACGAACTATTTTTATGTTTCTAAAAATAAATGGTAATATAATTTTTAATATACAGCATAATGTATGCTCACGACCTTCAAAAACCCATATAAATTTCAAAGTATTTCTATTTTTAATTAAAATTGAAATTATACTGAAAAAACTAATAAAAAAATTATATCCACTTTGATTATGAATAGGAATATGAGTAAATGGTATGTTTAATTCAGCACACTTTTTATCCATATGTGTACTACCAACTTCAGCACAATATAGAATTTTTTCCTTCTTCTGAAGAAATAAACAAAGCTGTAAACTGTAATCGCTAACGGCTGAAAACCAAGGATTAGAATTTAAAAATAAATGGCAATATGATGAATCTTGCTGCAATGAATTACACCTTACAAAAAATCAAGATAGGATTAGATAATAAATCTTGTTTCGCATCTGCTTCAACAATTTTTTTCCAAACTTCATCAGGATTATCAAATCCTAATAAATACCCCTCACTTTCAAGCTTTCCTTCACAATAAATGAGTTTCAGCCCGAGTGACGAAGCCATATCATAAATATCACCCAAAGGTATACCAGGATCACTTGGATGTAAAAAAGCATCTGCAACACATGCAGAACCAAATCCTAAGTAACGAAATCTATAGAACGTTGAAGAAAAAAGTCCAAAAAAATTCAATGTTTGCCAAAATCTTAATTTAAAAAAATGGGTAAATAATTTTGCTTTAAATATACGTCTTTGCAAAAATAAATCCCATATCCCTGCATAGCGCTTTTGTATTCTTCTTTCTAATTTTCTTCCATGATAGCTATATACCATAAGTCTAAGTAAAGCATTTTTATTTAATCTATCAACCATTGATTTAAGCAAGTAATAAGGTTCGGGTTGATGATGCAATACTCCAAAACACTGGATATAATCAAAATCACCGAGGGCTTTTTCCTTTAACACCATTTCTGCATTGCCCACTAATAGCTCTACTTTTTTCAACTTTTGGAGCGAAAATATTCTATGAATGTAAGAATGAAAGGATAACTTCGCCTTAGCTTTCCGAATAGCTTTTTTACTAAGATCTATTCCAATAATCTCATTTTCAAGATGCAATTTTCTGAATAATAGTGGCTCATCTGTACCGCAACCAACTAATAATATTCTTTTCTCTTCCGAGAATTTTGTTTTTAAAAATCGCATGTAATATTTCAGCATTTGATTTCTTTTAAACCAAGTAACTTCGCTATAATTCTCATATATACACTTAATTTCTTTAGAAAGAGGTATATTTTCTTCTAAAATTGCTTGCCCAAAACCTCCGTGAGCTATCAATTGCATTAAAAGAACTGGACTTTGAAAAATAGGCCGATTAGGGTAAGGAAAAGTATCATAAAATTTCCGCATTTTTTCTATTTTTAACTGCTCCATTCCATACTTTCCTCTCATTAGTTGCTTACTTGAGAAAAATTGTTCTATAATAACATAATGTTCTACCTAACTGAAGAGTTTGCTACTCTTTGCTTGACACATATATTTTTGTAAAGTATTCCTTTTCCACTTCATATGGTGACTGTAGTCAAGCGGTTAAGACAATGGATTGTGATTCCATCATTCGGGGGTTCGAGTCCCCTCAGTCACCCCAGTTTTTACTCCCAATATTAAAAGATAAGACATTTCTTCTAGTTAAGTATAATTAATGTGATTAATTTATAAAATAAAGACCAAACACTGATAAATAAATGTTATTTATATTCACATTTTAAAAAATAAATTACAAATATTATATAGAATATAAAAAATAAAACCGATAAAATATTAGTATTTTTAGGAGTTTTTATGAAAAGTAAGAACTTGAAAAACTTAGAACAATTTTTGCGTAGAAGAAAATTTGGAAACGTAAATAAAATATCTAACTTCCTAATAAATAAATTTTCTGGTAATAACTCAGTATTAATTTTAATATCAGAATTAATGAATGAAAAAGTTATAAAAAAAGAAGAAGAATTTAATAATTTAATTGAAAAACTTATTCACTATGAATTGATTAAAAACATTGATAATGAGACTTTTTCTGCTTCTACAAATTTAATGAAATATTTAGAAAGTAATGTTTTCGAAAGTAAAAAAAATACTAGTAATGTTTATTTAGAGAATTTAAAAAATGAAATTGAAATATTAAAGAATGAAATTGAGAATTTAAAAATTGATGTTCTAGAAAATAAAAGACGCTTAAATAAACCAAATGAGTTATGGAAGCTAAGATCAAATTTTATTATAAAAAAAGACAAAAATTCAGCGTAAACTAATTTTTTAGTATCACATTTAATATTTTATTTTCATCGCTTAATCCTTCAGAAAACTCAACTAATGAATAAGAAATTTTTCTGTTTCCTAAGCAACTCCTACAATAAAGATTAAATTTTCCAAATCCTTCTAGTATTGAACCGTTTTCATGTGATATTAAGTAAATATTATTATGCCAATCATCAGGATCAAATGCTTGGAGATAAATATATTCAGATCCAAACAAATTTTTACAAACATCTTTTAAATTTTTTATATCTATACTATTTTTTATTTTAAATACTTTAGTATAAAGTAAATAGTTCTCAGTAATTTTTCTTGAAATGTACTTCCAGTTTCCATAATTTCTTTCTGTTTGATTTGAAATATGCAAATATTGATACTGATTTTTTTTATTTACACAGACAAAATTTACTTCTTCAGCATGAGAAAAAAATGTTATTAATAAAAAACACAGTGAATAAATAACCCTTCTCAAAATAAGCCCCTATTCTACAATTTTTTAGAAAAATTTGTTTAAAATTAAATCCTCTACAAAATTTCTGTCAAATTTATGATATTTCAAATCTCCTGTCAATTTCAAAAAGCTACTCAGCAAAAATTGAAAAAAAATAAGAATTAAATTTTTTTCTCAAAGGAAATTTTTAAAGTATGATATAATTACCTTACCCTAAAAAAAGGAAATATATGATAATTATCAATACTAATCGTTTCAATTTGAGAACTCTTTATGAAAAAGATAGTAGTGATATTTATAGCTTTACTAAAGATTCTGAAATATCAAAATATTTAAATTGGGAATCTCATGTAAATATAAATGACACAATTGATTATTTAGCAAGAATATTACTGCTTAGTAAAAAATTTCCAATAAGTAATTTAGGAATAGAGATCTCAACTATTGAATATAAAAAAATAATAGGCACAGTTGGACTACTACCTAAACATATTACATCTCCATACACTTACGAATTAGGTTTTGTGTTGAATAAAGAATGGTGGGGAAAAGGCATTGCATTAGATGCAGTACAATGCTTAATTAATTATGCCTTTGAAAATTATGAGATACAAAGAATCGAAGCTTTTTGTGTTACAGAAAATTTAAAAAGTTGGACTTTACTTGAAAAAATTGGAATGCTTCGAGAAGGTATAAGAAGGAATTTTTTTTATAAAAATAAAATTTTTTATGATATATACATGTACTCAATTTTAAAAAATGAGTGGAAAAAATCTCCATTCTCTACTGATTAATAATTAAAACATCACAGTATGTTTTATTTGCGACATAATTTGCAGTTGAACCTAACATCCCAATAAATGAATGATGGTGTCCAGCTATCACTATTAAATCAATATTAAGTTCTTTCGCAAATGCAACTATACCTTCTTTAGGATCTGAAAAAAAGATATGAATATTTTCTTTATTTATAGGTTTATTTTCTAGAAGAGTATTCATTTTTTCTTCTGCTTCAGTCATAGCTTCTTTTTCTAAATCAATATTCATTGGATAGTAATACCCATGAACTGGAATTGAAGCCACTGGTGTAACAACATGACAAATATGAATTTCAGCATTAAAAAGTTTTGCAATAGGGAATGCTTTTTCAAAAGATTTTATGCTGGCATCAGAAAAATCTGTACAAATTAAAACTTTATTATAGTTAGCCATAAGTCTTCCTTTATCAAACAGGAAAAAACCCCATTTATAATAGTAACACAACTAAAATATTCTTAATTTTCAATATAATCAAGTTTAAATTACAGACATTTTCCCAACAAATATAACAATAAAGAAACATTTTATATCGATTTTTTTATACTAAATTTTGATTGATATTATTTTTTGAATAATCAGTTATTTTTACAAAAGGACCTTTAAAGATTTTATTGACTTTTGCAGGTTCTATGGAATCAGTATTATTTCTTTGAATTACATCAGTTTCTTTAATCAACAAAATCCTGTGGGAATTTGTATCTGTGATAATTAAATTCCCCGCATGCCAACTTATTCCTGCCGGTTCATTTAGATCTTCTGATAAGGGAACAGTTCCTAAATAATCTTTTCCTAAAGAATAAATGCGCATAGCATTATTAAATGAATCAATTACATAAATATTTTGAGTTATTGGACTCCAAGCACAACTTAAAGGATGCTGCATTTTTGCTTCAGCACCTAGTCCATCAGAAAATCCAAATTCAGATAAACCACCACCAACTAAACTAACTATCATTGTTTTACCTGTTTCATTCCAGTTTTTTATAATTAGCCTAATTGAATTAGTTTCACTATCGGTAAATGCCAATACACTTTCTGAAATAGCAGTAATTCCTGAGGGGCCTGCTAAAGCTGCATGGGTTGCTGGACCATCTTGAAGATCCTCTTTCCCTGAACCAGCAATATGAATTATGGAATCATCTTTAAAAATGTATTGAACTATCTGATGACTTCCTGAACAAGCAATAACCAAATGCTCGCCCCAAGCACAAACATCTGATGGAAAATTTAAAGGAGCTGATTTGGCGTCATATTCAGACCGTGTTTCAAAAATACCTTTCTCTCCTTTTCCCGCTAATACTTTGTATTTTCTTTGTGGTTTTCCTTCTAAATCAAAAGCAATCACACGATGATGTCCAGAGTCACAAACAATTAAATAATCCTTCCAAATGCAACACCCAAGTGGCGAATATAATATTCCTTCTCCAAAAGATGTTACAAACTGACCTTCTTCAGTCAATTGAACAATTCTATTATTGAAAGTATCAGATATAAAATAATACAATTTTTCTTGAATTATTGCTGCAACTGCTTTAGTAGGATATCGAAAATTAAATTTATCATCAAAAGCTGACCAGTTATATAGATCGAATGTTGGAAGATTTTTACCTAATATAAGTGAAGAAATTTTTTCTTTTAAATATTCATATTTATTTTCACATGATGTTGAAAGTAAAATGTTCCCTTCAAGATCAATTAGAACATACGAAGGTAAACTTCTAATAGCAAATTTTTTATAAATTTGCATTTCTTCATCTAAAATAACTGGGTGATTAATATTTAACCTGTGGCAAGCTTCTTTCACATTTTCATAATTTTTTTCATGAAAATATTTGGGATTTTGAATTCCAATTACGACTAAACCTTTTCTACTAAATTCATCCTCTAATTTTTTTATATCTGATAATACTTGAAATGCATGAATACTTCCAAAGGTCCAAAAATGCAGTAAAATGGGATGTCCTCTAAATTTTTCTAGTGTTAGGGAAGATTCGGAGTTAACCCACTTGAGTTCAGGAGGAAATTCAGGAGCATGTAGTGGCATTGTCGCACCTATTAAAATAATATTATTTAATTCATTTTACCCTGAAGTGACTAAATAGCCCTCTTAAAAAATTATAGTCCATTTTAAGCCCAGAAATTCCTTTTCTTCTAAAAAATTTATAAATTTTAGGCAAAAAAATGACAAATGCTATTAAGCCAAACAATACAAAAAAACAAAAAGTAATTAAAATGAATGGCAGTAATAAAATTAACTTAAAAAATGAAAATTTTTGTAATTTCATTTTATCATTCTTTTGAAATGAATAGAAAAAAGAATTAAAATTATTTTGATTTTGAGTTTTAAACCTTTCATCATTATTTATATTAAAATTATATTTTTCAACATCGCTGTTAAATTGTCTATTCTCATGATTATTATTACTTTTATTGCTAACTTCTTCAGATAAATTTACAAATTCAGCATCTATAATATCATGCTTTTCTTTGTCTTGATTATTCATTATCTTCATATCCTTGCTCTTAATTAATACAATTCATATAATTTTTCTACAGTTCTTGAATTCCAAAAATTTTCAGCCTCTGAATTCCAAATCCACAACCCATTTTTTATAGCACATACTTTATTAGCTATAATCTTTGCAAAATTAAGATCATGGGTAATCATAAATATTATTGCTCTATTTTTCTTTGCATATTCCAAGCAAAATTCTTTAAGCAAATATTTGTTTTTTACATCAAGATCAGAATCGGGCTCATCCATAAAAATAATTCGTGAATTAGTTCGCCAAATTCTAGTAAGTTGAACTTTTTTCCATTCCCCACCACTTAATTTATTTAAATCTGTATATAGTAAATGTGAAATATCTAAATTTTTTAAAAATTCAATTTTAGATTCTTCAACATTACTTTTATTTAAAGAGTAATCTAATGTTAAAAATTCATTTACTCTAAAATTTTCAGGCCTAGTTAAATTTTGAGGTAACCATTTTACATACTTTATCTTTTCGATATTCGTTTGCAAAACATTATTATCCTCTTTTATAACATATTCACCAAAAGTAGGTTTTAGAATATTTGAGCATACTTTAAATAAAGTACTTTTACCAGCTCCATTGTTACCAAGTAAGCAAATAATATCACCTTCTTGATAGTTAAAACTAACATTTCGAAATATTATATTACTAGAATTTACTGCGTAAGCAAGATCTTTTGCAAAAATGCTAATTTTTTTCATATATTATATCTTTTTAGTAAAATCATAGTGAGAAATGGGGCTCCAATTAAAGCTGTAAAAATACCAACCGGAAGCTGAGCAGGACTCAACAAGATCCTCGACAAAGTATCAGCATTTAATAACACAATAGCACCTAAAAAAATACAAATAATTAGCTCACTTTTTGAGTTAACTCTATGAATTTTTTTTACTAAATGAGGAATAATTAAACCAATAAAGCTGATAATACCCGCAATAGAAACAGTTATTGAAATTAAAATACAGACAAAAAATATGCACTCTTTCCTAATTTTCTCAGGATCAATCGCCATAGATTTGGAAAAATCATCACCAAATTGAATTACATTAAAAAACCTGCTTAATTGAAATAATTTAATAAATGGATATATTGAAAAAATAATGATAAATAATATTTCATAAAAACTTAAGGGCTGAATGGAACCTATCAAAAAATTATGAATTTCAGAAAGTTTTTCAGGTTTAATTATGGAAAAAATAAATAATATAATTGAAGATAAAAAAGTATTTATGATTATTCCAATTACTGGATAGATGTATTCATCGTTCACTGATTTTATTTTTCTTCGCAATATAAAAATAATATTAAATGACATCATACAGCCGATAAACGCCGCAATAGTTTGAAAAGAAAATGTAATATTAAAAGCAAAAGGTAATAAAAAAAGCGGAAGAGGAAAAAGCATTAAAAAAGCTACCAAACAAGTCCCACCCGAAGAGATACCTAATATAAATGGGTCAGCTAAAGGATTTTTTAAAATATTTTGCAATATATTACCACAGTAAGCTAAAGTTGCGCCAACAAAAGAAACTGTTAGAAAATTATTTATTCTTAGCTCAAAAATTTTAATGAAAATAGCAAAATTTTTTTCTATATTATCAGTACTAAAAAGTTCAGTTGATCCAAAAAATATGCTTAATAAAGCAGAGATAATATAAAGAGTAAAGTAGAACAAAAAAATTTTAAGTGATAATTTACTTTTCAACTTTTAATACTTTCTAAAAATTTTATGCCCTCTATTATTCTTGGCCCTGGTCTGACCAAAATATCTTTTGGTACAATTACAATATTGAATTTTTCTTTTAAATCTCCATATATTTTTCCAAGTTTTGTCTTATATATTTCGATAGATTCTTCTTTACTTTTACCTTCTATATTTCCAAGAAAAAAAATATCCGGTTTGTTTTTTAATAAAAATTCATCAGTTATTTTAGGATATTTAACAGGAGAATTTCCAATTATATTTATAAAACCACCCAATTTAAAAATATCTCCAATCCATGTTTCTTCACTAAACGTGTAGATTGGATCAAATTGCAAAATGAAAACAAATTTTCTTTTCTTATTTACATTATTTCTTATTAAATTTTTAATACTAATATCAATTTTGGATGCTAATTTATTTCCTTTTTCAGCTGCACCAATTTCCTTAGAAATTATTTTAATCATATCTGAAATTTCATTTACTTTTTGCGGCTGAAACTTCAAAACTTTTATATTATTTTTTTCTAAGAATTTTAATTTATCATCTGGATTGCCATCCGTTGCAAGAACTATATTTGTACCTTTACTGATTATTCTTTCTATACTTGGATTATTAAAATTTCCAATTTTATAAACATTTTTTGCTTGTAATGGATAATCGCACAGAATAGTATTTCCTACCAATTTATCTTCTTCACCTAGTGCATATATTATTTCAGTTAGATTAGGCGCTAACGTAACTATCCTAAAGTTCTTGTTTTCTATTGAGTATGAATAGTTAAAAGTTACTATGAATAAAATGAAAAAAAAAAAACTTTAATTTCATTTTAAGATACCTGCGGCTATTATTCTGTCTTTTATTTTTTTTATTACCCTTGCTTCTAATTGTCTCGCTCTTTCTCTCGTAATGCCATATTTATCTCCAACATCTTGTAACGTTATTGGATCATCCGACATAATTCTATTATGGAAAATAAAAGCATCTCTTTCATTTAATTCTTTTTCTATAAAGGCAACTTCTTTCCTTAAAATTTTTAATAATTGCTCTCTCTCATAAGAAATGTCTGCTTCTTCTGAATCAGAAAATAATAGATCTACCTGTCTAGTATCACTATCATCACCAACGGGTGAATCTAAAGAAACATCATTTTTTGTAAGTCGCTGTTGCATTTCAACTACATCTTGAGGTTGTACCCCAATTTTTTCAGCTAATAAATTAGCATCAAATTTTTGTGTTAAAGCATATAGTTTTTCTGCTTCTCCGCGCAATCGAAAAAATAATTTTCGTTGTGCATCGGTCGTTCCCATTCTAACTAAACTTTTATTATCCATTAAAAATTTCAAAATATAGGCTCTAATCCACCATGCACTATAGGTAGAAAGCTTTACACCCCGATAGGGGTTAAAACGATTCACAGCTTGAACAAGTCCTGCATTTCCTTCTTGGATAAGATCTAATATTTGTGAATAAGCACGTCTATATTCCATAGCTATCTTAACAACTAATCTTAAATTTGAGGTGACTAATTTATTTCTCGATTCTATATCGTGTTCTTCATATGCTTTGATAGCAACTTCACGTTCTTCTTCCCTAGTCATAAGAGAATATTTACGAAGCTCTGCAAGATATTTTTGCAGCGCATTTGTTGTTATTAAACCACTTTCTTGATTGGATATATCCAGACTATCATCTAGGTCCTCGTCATCCTCATCTTCTTCCTCATCTTGCAGGGCAGGCAAAATATCTGTGTCATCTAAAATAACTTCACTTTCAGAGTCTTTATAATTACCAATATCTATTATATCTTGTCTTTCTTTTGATAAATTATCTTTATCATCATTTTCATCATCAATCACTTCAGCATCGAGAAGAATTGAGGTTTTGCTTTTGGAGTTGGAATTTGCTTTTACATTTGATTTTTTTATCTTTTGACTATCAGACCCAGAAACCCGAACAAAAGATCTTTTGTTCGCTTTATTTGAATCATTTGTTTGCTTTTCATCATCAGCTGGAACAATCTCTTTCTTACGAGCCATAGGGCCTACTCCCTGATAAGGAATTCACAATGCTCAGAGTCGGAATTATTTCCAACCCTTTTGCAAAGATTATAAAACAAAATCCAGAGTACAATACTCGTCTTTGGTACACGCTTGCTCACTATGGTCAAATGGAAGTTACTCACTCTGTTGAGCAATTACGCCAAGTGTGCCTAGAGTTTCATGCTAGAAAGATCAATCTTGTTGGGATTGTTGGCGGAGACGGGAGCATAAGTTTAGTTCTATCAGCACTTTACAGCGCATACGGCTCAGATCCTCTACCAAAAATTCTGCTTCTAAAAGGCGGAACCATTAATTTTCTTGCTAAAAACTTAGGTATTAAAACCGAAGCCCTTACTTGCCTAGAAGATACATTAAAAATCATCCATAAAAAACAAGCTCTGAATGAAGCTATTCTTAGTACATTACATGTCAATGGGCGACTTGGATTTATCTTTGCAAATGGGATTGCAACTTCATTTTTAGAAGAGTTTTATAAAGATAAAACAAATTCTTTTGGTGCTGCAATAAAAATAACTAGTTATATTGTCGATGGTTTGTTAAAAGGAAAAATAAACGGAGAATTCAAGAAGATAGTCAGGCAACAGAAAATGTCTATCGAAACTTTTCCGGAGAAAATTTGGCAGCAGAAAGCTATATCCGCAAAAAGTCCTGATGAATTTAGCCTCATTTTTGCTTCGACAGTTAAAAAACTTCCTCTAACAAATCAATTTTTCAAAAAAGTTAAATTAGGCGATGAATATGCTGAAATGATAGCCATTTCAGAAAAAGGCAAAAAACTTATCAAGGGCGCTCTAAAGTCTTTGATGGGAGGTGATATCTATAATTTACCTCATGTCTATTCTGTTAAATTTAAACAAGCACATATCACTTCTTACGAAAATAGCCTTTATTCATTAGATGGAGATCTGCTAGATTCAAAAGATGGAAAAATTGAGATTGAAATGGGACCAAATTTTGTGTTTTGCTCCCCTTATGAAATAGCTAAATAAGATTATTTAGTTAAAAAGGGTATTTATGACTGCAAAAGAAAAAAAGGAAAGAGAAGAGGCAAAAGAAGAAAAGAAAAATGTTGATTCAAAACGCAGTTTCTCTATTCGAGAGATGGAAATTCAAGATCTAGCCGAAGCATATAACCTTGGGGAAACGTGTTTTAGAGCTGATTTATGGCCTATGCTCTACAGAGGATGGGATGAATATGAAGTTACAAGCATGTTCAATACAGACGGTGATTATTGCTTAGTAGCAGAAAATGATGACTTTCAAAAAGGAATAGATGCTGAAGACGAAAGAATTGTAGGATTTGTTCTTGGCACAGTCATGTCAAAGCCAGGAACGGCTTGGAGCTACGGCTATATTGTCTGGCTTTGTGCACACCCAAACTGGCAAAGGGAAGGCGTTGCAAGCAAGCTAATAGATAAAGTTGTTGAAGCCTTTGTTGAAAATGAAGGTGT of Pigmentibacter sp. JX0631 contains these proteins:
- a CDS encoding transporter substrate-binding domain-containing protein, whose protein sequence is MLFKFLTLSLSIYNLSALPKSNISFCYEDQDSYPWVLKNGTGLNIEHLKLVGKKLQINIHFMPMPWNRCLEELRKGDVDAAFAGSYKAERIEFGYYPTLNGKLDGKVDESKRLHTNQYSLYVLKGENIVKWDGKNILGLSTVGSLTGYSINEFFIKKNIRVDDGTRLPISILEKLLNKRFNAIALQDNRADYIINSNPKFKNSIIKLTPPLEKKSYFLIISKKFKEEEPILSNKIWDNIQDVRESKEFQKLSKEFLKN
- a CDS encoding glycosyltransferase — its product is MQQDSSYCHLFLNSNPWFSAVSDYSLQLCLFLQKKEKILYCAEVGSTHMDKKCAELNIPFTHIPIHNQSGYNFFISFFSIISILIKNRNTLKFIWVFEGREHTLCCILKIILPFIFRNIKIVRVRGQAQRVSNNIFSKFVYNKLTDKIILAAKCVKNRFGFELNNKKTIIQHYCKDTLFSNDEIKKYSFNENFPVISKNKLVFLLIGRFDEVKGHKNILNSFLNADLKIDSQLILLGYKANLNINKIYSHYLEKFGQGKFIENLYFLENRECNKQVFIVENKINDLSHLLAVTSFGVIPSLESEVICRVGVEFLQSSVPTIYSSAGALGEVFRDFPEFNFKAGNEVELTKLLEKSASIFLNTTNYLNLKKKTYDVGSNKYSLKEFSTIYEFINSQ
- a CDS encoding class I SAM-dependent methyltransferase → MEQLKIEKMRKFYDTFPYPNRPIFQSPVLLMQLIAHGGFGQAILEENIPLSKEIKCIYENYSEVTWFKRNQMLKYYMRFLKTKFSEEKRILLVGCGTDEPLLFRKLHLENEIIGIDLSKKAIRKAKAKLSFHSYIHRIFSLQKLKKVELLVGNAEMVLKEKALGDFDYIQCFGVLHHQPEPYYLLKSMVDRLNKNALLRLMVYSYHGRKLERRIQKRYAGIWDLFLQRRIFKAKLFTHFFKLRFWQTLNFFGLFSSTFYRFRYLGFGSACVADAFLHPSDPGIPLGDIYDMASSLGLKLIYCEGKLESEGYLLGFDNPDEVWKKIVEADAKQDLLSNPILIFCKV
- a CDS encoding GNAT family protein: MIIINTNRFNLRTLYEKDSSDIYSFTKDSEISKYLNWESHVNINDTIDYLARILLLSKKFPISNLGIEISTIEYKKIIGTVGLLPKHITSPYTYELGFVLNKEWWGKGIALDAVQCLINYAFENYEIQRIEAFCVTENLKSWTLLEKIGMLREGIRRNFFYKNKIFYDIYMYSILKNEWKKSPFSTD
- a CDS encoding universal stress protein encodes the protein MANYNKVLICTDFSDASIKSFEKAFPIAKLFNAEIHICHVVTPVASIPVHGYYYPMNIDLEKEAMTEAEEKMNTLLENKPINKENIHIFFSDPKEGIVAFAKELNIDLIVIAGHHHSFIGMLGSTANYVANKTYCDVLIINQ
- a CDS encoding redoxin domain-containing protein — its product is MPLHAPEFPPELKWVNSESSLTLEKFRGHPILLHFWTFGSIHAFQVLSDIKKLEDEFSRKGLVVIGIQNPKYFHEKNYENVKEACHRLNINHPVILDEEMQIYKKFAIRSLPSYVLIDLEGNILLSTSCENKYEYLKEKISSLILGKNLPTFDLYNWSAFDDKFNFRYPTKAVAAIIQEKLYYFISDTFNNRIVQLTEEGQFVTSFGEGILYSPLGCCIWKDYLIVCDSGHHRVIAFDLEGKPQRKYKVLAGKGEKGIFETRSEYDAKSAPLNFPSDVCAWGEHLVIACSGSHQIVQYIFKDDSIIHIAGSGKEDLQDGPATHAALAGPSGITAISESVLAFTDSETNSIRLIIKNWNETGKTMIVSLVGGGLSEFGFSDGLGAEAKMQHPLSCAWSPITQNIYVIDSFNNAMRIYSLGKDYLGTVPLSEDLNEPAGISWHAGNLIITDTNSHRILLIKETDVIQRNNTDSIEPAKVNKIFKGPFVKITDYSKNNINQNLV